AAAACTACTTTGGGAAAAACGTGGTTACAAAGTATCTGAGGTTAAGTTCTATAAAAAAGATGAATTCAATGGAACTTCAATTAGAAAGTTGATTTCTGAGGGAAAAAATTGGGAAAATCTCGTACCCATTGAAACTAGAGATTATATCCTCAAAATTGGTGGGGATAAAAGAATAAAAGAAATTCTAAAAATTGAGAAAAAATTAAGAGAAGGTACAATTTAATCTATCCAGCCAAGATATAATAAAGCTCTTCTAATGTAACATAATTAACATTTTGTTTATCAAGGTAGTCTAAAAGGGAAGTCAAGTTCTGAGTTGTATAATTTCCACATGCCCTAGTATAACTCTGATATTCTTCTGGCGCTTCAATCTGAACTAACTCCCAAGGATGGAGTCCTATAACAACAATCTTAATGTCCTTATCAAATTGTTGACTTACTACCTTATTAAAACAATCAATCCATGATCTGTTGTACGTAGTTGGAGGGTAGAAGTATGCAGGAGTATGGGAAACTGGAACTCTAAGAATACTCATACTTCCCTCTAAGGTCCAATTATTTTCATCTGGGTGATACGGGTAGTAATTAATTTTTTCTGCAGATGCTTCCACAAGATACTCTTCGTCTTGGAGTAAAGTCATTAAATCGTTATTTGCACTATGCCCCGGGGCTCTAAATGAAACTGGACGTACACCAGTAGCATTCACAATTGCATTTGTGGATAGTATGATTTGATTTTTTATCTCAAGATTTGTCTGCGCTTTGATAGATTTGTGGTAATAGCTGTGTGAGCCTATTTCATGCCCTCTTTGGTGGATTTCCTTCAACAGATCTGGTCTATTCTCTGCCACTTCACCTGTGACAAGAAACGTAGCTTTTACATCGTGTTCTTCAAATATTGATAGCAGTATAGGTATACCTTCATTGAGGCCTTTTTCAGTGTTTAATACAGGCGGAAAATCGTACTCTGTATCTACAGTAAATAAAACATAAGTGCCTTTGATCTCAGCTTTATTGAAAAGTTCAGAACTGCCAACCAAAATTAACAGTGAGATAAAAATAATTGGAATAATAAACTTTTTCATTAAATCCTCTACTCAATGCCTTTTCCAGTAGATACAATAATAAAATCTCCGTGTTTTATGCCCTTAATGGACAAAAGATATCTCGCAAAGTCCCTTATCTTTTCGCTGTTACCCTTAATAATAATGACTTCAAGGCAATTTTCTTCATCAAGGTGCACATGAGAAGTTGTTACAATCTCCTTTATGTGATGGTGCTCCACATCAGTTATTTTTTCGGCAATCCCTCTTTTGGTATGATCATACACCAAAGAAATTGTACACACGGCGTCTTCTTCCCCTGAAATCCACTGACGTTTTACAATGTAGCCTCGTATCATATCCCTGATTGCCTCGGATCGGCTGTCATAACCTTCCGCCTCAATTATCTTGTCGAATTTATCCAATAGGTCAGGA
The nucleotide sequence above comes from Methanofastidiosum sp.. Encoded proteins:
- a CDS encoding polysaccharide deacetylase family protein produces the protein MKKFIIPIIFISLLILVGSSELFNKAEIKGTYVLFTVDTEYDFPPVLNTEKGLNEGIPILLSIFEEHDVKATFLVTGEVAENRPDLLKEIHQRGHEIGSHSYYHKSIKAQTNLEIKNQIILSTNAIVNATGVRPVSFRAPGHSANNDLMTLLQDEEYLVEASAEKINYYPYHPDENNWTLEGSMSILRVPVSHTPAYFYPPTTYNRSWIDCFNKVVSQQFDKDIKIVVIGLHPWELVQIEAPEEYQSYTRACGNYTTQNLTSLLDYLDKQNVNYVTLEELYYILAG
- the nikR gene encoding nickel-responsive transcriptional regulator NikR, which translates into the protein MNGVLRFGVSIPPDLLDKFDKIIEAEGYDSRSEAIRDMIRGYIVKRQWISGEEDAVCTISLVYDHTKRGIAEKITDVEHHHIKEIVTTSHVHLDEENCLEVIIIKGNSEKIRDFARYLLSIKGIKHGDFIIVSTGKGIE